A stretch of Aeromicrobium tamlense DNA encodes these proteins:
- a CDS encoding beta/alpha barrel domain-containing protein, whose protein sequence is MVDVFPLPLPATVEVVEVVLRDGLQTVPEVMPLRDKLRVVELMLEAGVRRIEVTSFAHPRVLPQFADAERLLAALPRDPSVTYRGLVPNLRGAQRAVDAGVDELVFLVSTSDEANRGNQGRGTDELLNELAAAVDLSRSGAKVTAGVAAAFFSVPGGRVLPSTIDGLVDGVVAAGAQSLYLADSLGMADPLQVYEATRRVKRRHPSVDVGLHLHVRNGFVMANVFAGLLAGASWFESAAGGLGGDAWFPGHPDVLGNLPTEDLLAFMSRLRVESGVSPSAYAAVTVAVADATGRASLDHVSRGGAEHELAALTWESMLAGFPGLTTARPRS, encoded by the coding sequence ATGGTGGACGTCTTTCCGCTGCCTTTGCCCGCGACGGTGGAGGTTGTCGAGGTGGTCCTGCGTGACGGGCTACAAACTGTGCCTGAGGTCATGCCTCTGCGCGACAAACTGCGCGTCGTGGAGTTGATGCTGGAAGCCGGCGTGCGGCGGATCGAGGTCACGTCATTCGCTCACCCCCGCGTGCTGCCCCAGTTCGCCGACGCCGAGAGGCTGCTCGCCGCTCTGCCGCGCGATCCATCTGTGACATATCGGGGCCTCGTGCCCAACCTTCGAGGCGCGCAGCGTGCGGTCGATGCAGGGGTGGATGAGCTGGTCTTCTTGGTCTCCACCAGCGACGAGGCCAATCGCGGTAACCAGGGTCGTGGGACTGACGAGCTATTGAACGAGCTTGCCGCCGCAGTCGACCTCTCTCGTAGTGGCGCCAAGGTAACGGCCGGCGTGGCTGCGGCGTTCTTCTCCGTGCCCGGCGGCCGCGTCCTGCCCTCGACCATCGATGGCCTTGTGGACGGGGTGGTTGCGGCTGGGGCCCAGAGCCTGTACCTCGCGGACTCGCTCGGCATGGCTGACCCGCTGCAGGTGTACGAGGCGACACGGCGGGTCAAGCGTCGGCATCCCTCGGTTGACGTCGGGCTGCACCTGCATGTCCGCAACGGGTTCGTCATGGCGAATGTGTTCGCAGGGCTCCTGGCCGGCGCGTCCTGGTTCGAGTCTGCCGCCGGCGGGCTGGGCGGGGACGCATGGTTCCCTGGCCACCCGGACGTCCTTGGAAACCTGCCGACGGAGGACCTCCTGGCGTTCATGTCTCGGCTGCGGGTCGAGTCAGGTGTCTCGCCCAGTGCATACGCCGCGGTGACGGTAGCCGTCGCGGACGCCACGGGACGAGCCTCTCTCGACCATGTCAGCCGCGGTGGCGCGGAGCACGAACTTGCCGCGCTGACGTGGGAATCGATGCTCGCCGGCTTCCCGGGACTCACGACGGCGAGGCCGCGGTCATGA
- a CDS encoding MarR family winged helix-turn-helix transcriptional regulator: MSDERDEPDELTYLLDGVFRLERAVTRIGNLRLTPWHLSLSSYAAMRIIETKPRLSLAQLSRRCFVRPQTMTRIVSTLRDRGYVERTANPESERAMSLTLTREGISVLREMDAEVLQINDSFARALDGDERAELVRMLRTTAILVEEELRELER, translated from the coding sequence GTGTCCGACGAACGCGATGAGCCCGATGAACTCACCTATCTGCTGGACGGCGTCTTCCGTCTCGAACGGGCCGTCACGCGCATCGGCAACCTGCGATTGACCCCGTGGCACTTATCGCTCTCTAGCTACGCCGCAATGCGGATCATCGAGACAAAGCCCCGCCTGTCACTTGCCCAGCTCTCGCGCCGGTGCTTCGTGCGGCCTCAAACGATGACGCGGATCGTGTCGACCCTGCGAGACCGCGGGTACGTCGAACGCACGGCAAATCCCGAGAGCGAGCGCGCGATGTCGCTGACGCTCACGAGGGAGGGAATCAGTGTGCTCCGCGAGATGGACGCCGAGGTGCTCCAGATCAACGACAGCTTCGCGCGCGCCCTTGACGGCGATGAGCGCGCCGAGCTGGTGCGCATGCTCCGTACCACGGCGATCCTCGTCGAAGAGGAGCTTCGCGAGCTGGAGCGCTAG
- a CDS encoding branched-chain amino acid ABC transporter ATP-binding protein/permease, which translates to MILLLPPLLGIDARTQDSLTLALVFAIAAVGLDILSGYGGQFSIGNFAFVGIGAYATAILGTQYGWSTWATLPAAVLAPMVVAGVLGVPMMRIGQLGGAFMTFFLGYLVMLLLGVDWLSPLTNAAAGLAVPPAALGGLDLSYGSSLYYLAWALLAVTALLSARFADSRQGQALRVIKRSPVVASALGIDVSRSKVIAFVFSAGAAGLAGFVYAQLLGYLMPTNFLPAMSLTLLVMTIVGGLGSIAGPIAGAVLMTLLSQVTREAGAGRELYYAAVLIIVLIALPEGGFGLYERLRGLVRRQPDPSSTDPTEYVRVTRTAGLPSPVPREEAPNLLTVDDLQVTFGGVRALDGTSLRIVEGQIHALLGPNGAGKTTILNCISGIQPHEGSIVFDGTPLKGLRPQQIRRLGLTRTFQNPSLVGDLSVLENVQLGCYGDESSSVLLDLLPLPSTLARDARTRDAAKDALAMVGLPESVWGRPATATSLADQKLVDIARAVVSSPRMMLLDEPTAGLQDEDIESVARVLTEVNREAGLTILVIAHHVGFLRDVAHSATALHFGRPIATGTPDAVVEDSRVVDVFLGAAHVS; encoded by the coding sequence GTGATCCTGCTGCTTCCGCCCTTGCTGGGCATCGACGCCCGGACTCAAGACTCCTTGACCCTGGCGCTCGTTTTCGCCATCGCGGCAGTCGGGCTTGACATCCTCTCAGGCTATGGCGGTCAGTTCTCGATCGGGAACTTCGCCTTCGTAGGCATCGGTGCCTACGCCACCGCGATTCTGGGCACCCAGTACGGATGGAGCACATGGGCCACTCTGCCGGCGGCCGTCTTGGCGCCCATGGTCGTTGCGGGCGTCCTCGGAGTGCCGATGATGCGCATCGGACAGCTGGGAGGCGCGTTCATGACGTTCTTTCTGGGCTATCTAGTCATGCTGTTGCTCGGTGTCGACTGGCTTTCGCCGCTCACGAATGCGGCCGCAGGTCTAGCGGTCCCGCCGGCGGCTCTGGGTGGTCTGGACCTCAGCTACGGTTCCTCGCTGTATTACCTTGCCTGGGCGCTCCTGGCAGTGACCGCGCTACTCAGCGCACGGTTCGCCGACTCGCGACAGGGGCAGGCGCTCCGTGTCATCAAGAGAAGCCCCGTTGTTGCGTCGGCACTGGGCATTGACGTGTCTCGAAGCAAAGTCATCGCCTTCGTCTTCTCCGCCGGAGCGGCCGGCCTCGCAGGATTCGTCTACGCCCAACTCCTCGGGTACCTGATGCCCACCAACTTCCTGCCAGCCATGTCGCTGACGTTGCTGGTCATGACGATCGTCGGAGGGCTCGGCAGCATTGCCGGCCCGATCGCGGGAGCCGTCCTGATGACACTCCTGTCGCAGGTAACCCGGGAGGCGGGCGCGGGCCGCGAGCTCTATTACGCCGCAGTGCTCATCATTGTGCTGATCGCTCTGCCCGAAGGCGGATTCGGCCTCTACGAGAGGCTCCGCGGGCTCGTTCGGCGGCAACCCGACCCATCGTCAACGGACCCCACCGAGTACGTGCGGGTGACGCGCACTGCTGGTCTACCCTCGCCGGTTCCGCGTGAGGAGGCGCCGAATCTCCTGACGGTCGACGATCTTCAAGTCACCTTCGGTGGAGTGCGGGCACTGGACGGAACGTCCCTCCGCATCGTCGAAGGACAGATCCATGCCCTGCTCGGCCCTAACGGAGCCGGCAAGACGACGATCCTGAACTGCATCAGCGGTATCCAGCCGCACGAAGGAAGCATCGTCTTCGACGGCACTCCGCTCAAAGGACTACGTCCGCAACAGATTCGGCGACTGGGACTCACCAGGACCTTCCAGAACCCGTCGCTCGTCGGCGACCTTTCGGTCCTAGAGAATGTCCAGCTCGGCTGTTACGGCGATGAGTCGTCGAGCGTCCTGCTGGACCTACTCCCGTTGCCCTCGACGCTCGCACGTGACGCACGAACTCGCGATGCCGCCAAGGACGCCCTGGCCATGGTTGGGCTCCCCGAGTCGGTGTGGGGACGCCCCGCCACCGCCACGTCCCTGGCGGACCAGAAGCTCGTGGACATCGCTCGGGCCGTCGTCTCGTCGCCCCGCATGATGCTGCTCGACGAGCCGACCGCGGGACTACAGGACGAGGACATCGAATCCGTCGCTCGAGTGCTCACTGAGGTCAACCGCGAGGCTGGTCTGACGATCCTCGTCATCGCCCACCATGTGGGCTTCCTGCGGGACGTGGCTCACTCCGCCACCGCCCTCCATTTCGGGCGACCGATCGCGACGGGCACGCCCGACGCCGTCGTCGAGGATTCCCGCGTCGTCGATGTCTTCTTGGGAGCCGCTCATGTCTCGTGA
- a CDS encoding ABC transporter substrate-binding protein, protein MKLLDNRRAFRRLALAGLSVATLAALAACGASDGTAGGSGDSIVVGTSMPLTGPGVDTCVPIAKGAEAWIKSVNAEGGVNGRKIVDRVEDDAYQASEALTNVREFARDEDVVALFNGCGSPTAAAIAPFAEQQKIPFLFPWADVPGATKTDTFFSLIPSNGDMVSAMATAAMEKDGPGSLYVITLALPGIEESLKDIRAAVEDAGGTYAGDTKVTLNEPDMNSVVLKAKSVGADYIATVTNSSDSAKLINTMASQNAFPAKAVITSTSTPTFGFLSGIDEGVDLTKVLATSVPAAAADESAASCIAAFEKYAPDLEADSLSLTGCSNAQALVSALEAAGDDVTRESILKGLDGFKSEDAAPVLGTLAFAAGDHLGVSQVHAVSFKDGAMVPAFDAPLVGE, encoded by the coding sequence ATGAAACTCCTTGACAACCGACGGGCCTTCCGCCGTCTGGCGCTCGCCGGACTCTCAGTTGCGACCCTGGCCGCCTTGGCAGCCTGCGGAGCCAGCGATGGGACTGCCGGCGGTTCCGGCGACTCGATCGTGGTCGGCACGTCGATGCCTCTTACCGGCCCGGGCGTCGACACGTGCGTTCCGATCGCGAAGGGGGCCGAGGCCTGGATCAAAAGCGTCAATGCCGAGGGCGGTGTCAACGGCCGGAAGATCGTCGATCGGGTCGAGGACGACGCCTACCAGGCGTCAGAGGCACTCACCAACGTGCGCGAGTTTGCGCGGGACGAGGATGTCGTCGCGCTTTTCAACGGCTGCGGCAGTCCGACCGCGGCAGCCATCGCCCCGTTTGCGGAGCAGCAGAAGATTCCCTTCCTGTTTCCCTGGGCTGATGTGCCTGGCGCCACAAAGACCGACACATTCTTCAGCCTCATCCCAAGCAACGGGGACATGGTGAGCGCCATGGCAACCGCCGCGATGGAGAAGGACGGGCCCGGCTCTCTCTACGTCATCACGTTGGCCCTTCCGGGTATCGAGGAAAGCCTGAAGGACATCAGAGCAGCAGTCGAGGACGCCGGTGGAACCTACGCGGGCGACACCAAGGTCACTCTCAACGAACCCGACATGAATTCCGTCGTGCTGAAGGCAAAATCTGTCGGAGCTGACTACATCGCCACGGTCACCAACTCCAGCGACAGTGCCAAGCTCATCAACACGATGGCCTCGCAGAACGCCTTTCCAGCGAAGGCCGTGATCACGTCGACGTCCACACCGACCTTTGGCTTCCTGTCAGGCATCGACGAGGGCGTCGATCTCACCAAGGTGCTGGCGACCTCGGTGCCAGCCGCCGCCGCCGATGAAAGCGCCGCCTCGTGCATCGCGGCCTTCGAGAAGTACGCGCCGGACCTCGAGGCGGACTCCTTGTCCTTGACTGGCTGCTCCAACGCTCAGGCGCTCGTCAGCGCACTGGAGGCAGCTGGCGACGACGTGACCCGCGAATCGATCCTCAAGGGGCTGGACGGCTTCAAGAGTGAGGACGCCGCGCCCGTCCTGGGAACACTCGCCTTCGCGGCGGGCGACCACCTCGGCGTCAGTCAGGTGCATGCCGTGTCGTTCAAGGACGGGGCGATGGTCCCGGCGTTCGACGCCCCGTTGGTGGGCGAATGA
- a CDS encoding SMP-30/gluconolactonase/LRE family protein: protein MKVERFEVLAKGMGFVEAPLFDAAAGVLVADETAGGVWRVDGDAPSVVVRHRRGISGTAIHRDGWILVSGRNLAARRAAPDDSPTVVLIEQDERRIAFGDMVVDHLGRVLVGALGYRPEGPVVPADPPPGQLLCLELDGSVTVVNDDILLPNGIGVSPDGRTLYHVDSVRNHIVVHEISEGGAIGPARPFADIKRGTGDGLAVAADGSVWVATLHAGAILVLAPDGTERGHLEVERTVTSLCFSGDHLQDLVVTSVDGHGGDGRVLRARGLGPGVPVPRAAVQI, encoded by the coding sequence ATGAAGGTAGAGCGGTTCGAGGTCTTGGCCAAAGGGATGGGATTTGTCGAGGCGCCGCTGTTCGACGCCGCGGCGGGCGTGCTCGTGGCTGACGAGACAGCCGGCGGGGTGTGGCGCGTCGATGGCGACGCTCCCAGTGTCGTCGTGCGACACCGGCGCGGGATCAGTGGGACGGCCATTCACCGCGACGGTTGGATACTCGTATCTGGGCGCAACTTGGCGGCGAGGCGCGCCGCACCGGACGACTCGCCGACTGTCGTGCTGATCGAGCAAGACGAGCGCCGTATCGCCTTCGGCGACATGGTCGTCGACCATCTCGGGCGCGTGCTGGTCGGTGCTCTGGGCTACCGTCCGGAGGGACCCGTTGTGCCAGCGGATCCTCCACCCGGCCAGCTCTTGTGTCTTGAACTCGACGGATCGGTCACGGTTGTGAACGACGATATCCTGCTTCCGAACGGTATCGGTGTCAGCCCGGACGGGCGAACCCTTTACCACGTCGACTCGGTGCGGAATCATATTGTGGTCCACGAGATCAGCGAGGGCGGAGCAATCGGCCCGGCCCGACCTTTTGCCGACATCAAGCGCGGCACGGGCGACGGTCTCGCGGTCGCCGCTGACGGCAGCGTGTGGGTAGCCACCCTGCACGCGGGAGCCATACTCGTGCTCGCGCCGGACGGTACCGAGCGAGGTCACCTCGAGGTGGAGCGGACGGTCACCTCACTCTGCTTCTCCGGCGACCACCTGCAGGACCTCGTCGTCACTTCGGTCGACGGCCACGGGGGAGACGGTCGAGTGCTCCGGGCGCGCGGACTTGGACCGGGTGTGCCGGTGCCGCGTGCCGCGGTACAAATCTAG
- a CDS encoding branched-chain amino acid ABC transporter permease: MSLLLGALITGLALGMVIGLLGFSIVLLHKATGVANFAQGALATMAAFITLQVARDTGLGVVASAGIGLIIMIALGGVVYIVLLRPADSAGSLNITMRSLALLLLLVASTRLFWGHGQPFRFPAIFPRDAAFTIGGAPVSWLTLGTIAVAAILAVGMRFYFSHTRTGLTFLALAANADVARLLGVRTRRLTMLAWAFASGIAAVVAVLIAPIALVSSEMMDVYLLLAFASAVIGGLDSLGGVFLGGIIIGIANSTTSVYVDSETATLVVFALVLSMLVARPQGIFGASTTERL; this comes from the coding sequence ATGAGCCTGCTGCTCGGCGCCCTCATCACGGGCCTTGCCCTCGGCATGGTGATCGGGCTGCTCGGATTCAGCATCGTGCTGCTGCACAAGGCGACCGGTGTCGCGAACTTCGCGCAGGGAGCGTTGGCCACGATGGCCGCCTTCATCACCCTGCAGGTCGCGCGTGACACCGGACTCGGCGTCGTGGCTTCCGCAGGGATCGGGTTGATCATCATGATCGCCCTCGGAGGTGTCGTCTATATCGTTCTGCTGCGCCCAGCCGACAGCGCCGGAAGTTTGAACATCACGATGCGATCGCTCGCCCTCCTGCTTCTGCTGGTGGCCTCGACCCGGTTGTTCTGGGGGCACGGGCAGCCATTTCGGTTCCCGGCGATCTTTCCCCGCGATGCGGCGTTCACCATTGGGGGCGCTCCGGTCTCATGGCTGACGCTCGGCACGATCGCTGTCGCCGCGATACTGGCTGTCGGGATGCGGTTCTACTTCTCCCACACCCGCACGGGGCTGACGTTCCTCGCCTTGGCGGCGAACGCGGATGTCGCCCGGCTCCTCGGCGTCCGGACTCGCCGCCTCACCATGCTGGCGTGGGCCTTCGCTTCGGGCATCGCGGCGGTCGTCGCAGTGCTGATCGCGCCGATCGCGCTCGTTTCGAGCGAGATGATGGACGTCTACTTGCTGCTGGCGTTTGCCTCGGCAGTGATCGGTGGTCTGGACAGCCTCGGGGGGGTCTTCCTCGGCGGCATCATCATCGGCATCGCGAACAGCACGACGTCGGTCTACGTCGATAGCGAGACAGCAACGCTCGTGGTCTTCGCGCTCGTCTTATCCATGCTCGTCGCCCGCCCCCAGGGGATCTTCGGAGCTTCGACGACGGAACGCTTGTGA
- a CDS encoding LLM class flavin-dependent oxidoreductase, with translation MVELFTGIQPISGTDTSPAALIEQVRAMDESKAIDRVLVGYSSIWPHNHATVPYLLAQSHKVSPILAHRPGVMSPTAAARYFATLDVLGEGRLALNVVVGGSDKDLLREGDDLPKVDRYRRAIEYLDVVRSAWTHEGPFDHHGEFYDVDAVDLQMRPVQGQVPIFMGGESDEAVDFGARHADLYMLWGEPLSGTKERIDRVRAAAGAYGRDIKFSLSLRLFVGDTDDEAWAEARDVERQILEAQGTNKFLRSSKGDNSVGRQRALALTDEELHDDCFWTGLTKLLGGFANSQALVGSYDRVLDSLASYRELGVDAFLVTTGAEAAWDPKLENFLLKVKKAL, from the coding sequence ATGGTCGAGCTCTTTACTGGCATCCAGCCGATCTCCGGCACGGACACCTCACCGGCAGCCCTGATCGAGCAGGTGAGAGCTATGGACGAGTCGAAGGCCATCGATCGTGTCCTCGTCGGCTACTCATCGATTTGGCCCCATAACCATGCCACGGTCCCGTATCTGCTGGCGCAGTCGCACAAAGTCTCCCCGATCTTGGCGCACCGCCCCGGCGTCATGTCGCCGACGGCGGCGGCTCGGTACTTCGCGACGCTCGACGTCCTAGGGGAAGGAAGGCTCGCCCTGAACGTCGTCGTCGGCGGCTCGGACAAGGACCTGCTCCGCGAAGGCGACGACCTTCCCAAGGTTGACCGCTACCGACGCGCCATCGAGTACCTCGACGTCGTCCGGAGCGCCTGGACGCACGAGGGGCCGTTCGACCATCACGGCGAGTTCTACGATGTTGACGCGGTGGACCTGCAGATGCGTCCGGTCCAAGGGCAGGTCCCGATCTTCATGGGTGGCGAGAGTGACGAGGCGGTCGACTTCGGAGCTCGGCACGCCGATCTATACATGCTCTGGGGCGAACCGCTGTCGGGGACGAAGGAGCGTATCGACCGCGTACGGGCGGCTGCAGGCGCATATGGCCGTGACATCAAGTTCTCGTTGAGCTTGCGTCTGTTCGTCGGTGACACGGATGACGAGGCGTGGGCCGAGGCGCGTGATGTGGAGCGCCAGATCTTGGAGGCGCAGGGCACGAACAAGTTCCTCCGGTCGTCGAAGGGCGACAACTCTGTGGGTCGGCAGCGGGCACTCGCATTGACGGATGAGGAGTTGCACGATGACTGCTTCTGGACGGGCCTCACCAAGTTGCTCGGCGGCTTTGCGAACTCTCAGGCGCTCGTTGGCTCGTATGACCGAGTCCTTGACTCCCTTGCCAGCTACCGAGAACTCGGTGTCGATGCCTTCCTGGTGACCACCGGTGCTGAGGCGGCCTGGGACCCGAAGCTCGAGAACTTCCTGCTGAAGGTGAAGAAGGCCCTCTGA
- a CDS encoding CaiB/BaiF CoA transferase family protein, which yields MGILDGIRVVELGGLGPSAWACTFLADMGADVVRIDRPGRSDIDFTDTWMRGRSHVRLDLKTSSGHAAASSLVNAADVVVESFRPGVAERLGLGPEFCTRRDPRLVYAQMTGWGQEGPYAHLAGHDLNYLSIAGALDTLGPRGGKPLPTLYYVGDWASGTMLLITGIIGALYERERSGRGQVVDAAIVDGASLMLMQVMDLRAKTGWTDARGVNELDGGAWYYDTYETADGRHMALGAFEPIFRQAALRTLGLACDEARVVDRTQWELIRAEVTAAFLTRTQASWIEIFAQVDACVTPVRSLAEAAAEPHLRARRTYASHDGSVQAMPAPRFSRTPSTPGASAPAFDAAHWGIELP from the coding sequence ATGGGGATCCTGGATGGAATCCGCGTCGTCGAACTCGGCGGGCTGGGGCCGTCGGCCTGGGCTTGCACATTCCTGGCCGACATGGGCGCGGACGTCGTGCGCATCGACCGCCCCGGCCGCTCGGATATCGACTTCACCGACACATGGATGCGCGGACGCTCCCACGTGCGGCTCGACTTGAAGACCAGCTCTGGACACGCCGCGGCATCTAGCCTCGTAAACGCCGCCGATGTCGTTGTCGAGTCTTTCCGCCCCGGCGTTGCCGAGCGGCTGGGGCTTGGTCCGGAGTTCTGCACGCGCCGGGACCCCCGGCTCGTCTACGCCCAGATGACGGGGTGGGGACAGGAGGGACCGTACGCACACCTCGCTGGACACGACCTCAACTACCTGTCGATTGCCGGCGCGCTCGACACCCTTGGCCCGCGAGGTGGAAAGCCACTACCGACCTTGTACTACGTTGGCGATTGGGCCTCTGGAACGATGCTGCTCATCACTGGGATCATCGGAGCGCTCTACGAGCGCGAGCGGTCGGGCCGGGGCCAGGTCGTCGACGCGGCCATCGTTGACGGCGCGAGCCTCATGCTGATGCAGGTCATGGACCTGCGGGCCAAGACCGGATGGACCGACGCCCGCGGCGTGAACGAACTCGATGGCGGCGCTTGGTACTACGACACCTACGAGACCGCCGACGGGCGCCACATGGCACTGGGTGCATTCGAGCCCATCTTCCGCCAGGCCGCCCTCCGCACTCTCGGACTGGCGTGCGACGAAGCGCGAGTCGTCGACCGAACGCAATGGGAGCTGATCCGTGCCGAGGTGACCGCCGCGTTTCTTACGCGAACGCAGGCCTCGTGGATCGAGATCTTTGCCCAGGTCGACGCCTGCGTGACGCCCGTCAGATCCCTCGCCGAAGCCGCCGCAGAGCCCCACCTCCGAGCGCGGCGAACCTATGCCTCACACGACGGTAGCGTCCAGGCGATGCCCGCCCCACGGTTCAGTCGCACCCCGAGCACACCCGGGGCGTCCGCCCCCGCCTTCGATGCCGCCCACTGGGGCATCGAGCTTCCCTGA
- a CDS encoding ABC transporter ATP-binding protein produces the protein MSRDNLLTVRGLAVAYGAARVVDHLDLTVSVGEIVALVGPNGAGKTSTLRALSAMTPHRAEEISLAGTPLPRRPDATAARGLSHVPEGRGLISTLTVRQNIELGAAALGRRLSRKSLGEMLTLFPAIEPHLDRKAGDLSGGQQQMIAVARGLAADARVLMVDELSLGLAPAVVSDLLIALRGVADDRGVGLLLVDQNVRALAQISDTALTIRDGRGVAVDLTQLDVMHSDYLGRPTST, from the coding sequence ATGTCTCGTGACAACCTACTGACGGTGCGCGGTCTCGCCGTCGCCTACGGCGCAGCACGCGTCGTCGACCACCTTGACCTGACAGTCAGCGTCGGTGAGATCGTCGCACTGGTCGGACCGAACGGTGCCGGCAAGACGAGCACCCTGCGTGCCCTGTCGGCCATGACACCGCACCGCGCCGAGGAGATCTCGCTGGCGGGCACACCGTTGCCGCGCAGACCGGACGCCACCGCGGCACGCGGGCTAAGTCACGTGCCGGAGGGTCGCGGCTTGATCAGCACGCTCACGGTCCGCCAGAACATCGAGCTCGGCGCAGCTGCACTCGGCCGCCGCTTGAGTAGGAAGTCGCTGGGAGAGATGCTGACCCTGTTCCCCGCGATTGAGCCGCACCTCGACAGGAAGGCAGGCGATCTGTCCGGCGGCCAACAGCAGATGATCGCGGTCGCACGCGGTCTGGCAGCCGATGCACGCGTGCTCATGGTCGATGAGCTAAGCCTCGGCTTGGCTCCCGCCGTCGTCTCGGACCTCTTGATCGCACTGCGTGGTGTTGCGGACGACCGTGGTGTCGGGCTGCTACTCGTGGACCAGAACGTCCGAGCGTTGGCACAGATCAGCGACACCGCCTTGACGATCCGCGACGGTCGTGGCGTGGCCGTCGACTTGACCCAACTCGACGTGATGCACAGCGACTACCTGGGCCGGCCGACGAGCACCTGA
- a CDS encoding flavin reductase: MLTSAHQAPRQEPIESVEFRRVLGHYPSGVVAVTSVEDDGTPTGMIVSSFTSVSLDPPLVAFLPAKSSTTFQAIARRGAFCVNVLASHQEAVCRQLAAKGANKFDGLEWREGPSALPILEGAVAWIDCEIESKHDAGDHWIVVGRVLDLKVEDPAIPLLFFQGGYGRFAPLSISAVGAPDLVEQLRIVDQLHPGMAEASQRLGVEVLATARLEDELVAVATSGHPDPSRLPTRVGQRMPYVPPLGIVFAAWSDSEDWLRRGGLDEGQSGHVRRLVERVRSRGWSATTGTPSYSELERALARVSIHAPTPEQVRAVEEAIDPLGSDEPEDLVAGQAYAVRTVAVPVFDDAGAVRLALTAYGLPPTSTVDDITRYRDELKRLARSINLTAADLATVANN, encoded by the coding sequence ATGCTTACATCCGCGCACCAGGCTCCGCGGCAGGAGCCGATCGAGTCCGTCGAGTTCCGTCGGGTCTTGGGTCACTACCCCAGTGGTGTCGTTGCAGTCACATCGGTCGAAGATGACGGCACGCCCACCGGCATGATCGTGTCCTCGTTCACCTCGGTGTCCCTCGATCCGCCGCTGGTGGCCTTCTTGCCCGCGAAGTCCTCCACGACTTTTCAGGCCATTGCTCGGAGGGGCGCCTTCTGTGTCAACGTCCTCGCATCGCACCAGGAAGCGGTGTGTCGACAACTTGCCGCGAAGGGGGCCAACAAGTTCGACGGGCTCGAATGGCGCGAGGGGCCGTCGGCATTGCCGATCCTCGAAGGGGCGGTCGCTTGGATCGACTGTGAGATCGAATCGAAGCACGACGCTGGCGACCACTGGATTGTGGTGGGTCGTGTCCTCGACCTCAAAGTCGAGGACCCCGCGATTCCCCTTCTGTTCTTCCAGGGCGGATATGGGCGTTTCGCGCCACTCTCGATCTCTGCAGTCGGTGCCCCAGACCTCGTCGAGCAGCTCCGCATCGTGGACCAGCTGCATCCCGGCATGGCCGAGGCCTCTCAGCGGCTCGGCGTCGAGGTGCTGGCGACGGCACGGCTTGAAGATGAACTCGTTGCGGTCGCGACAAGTGGTCATCCTGACCCGAGCCGATTGCCGACGAGGGTCGGTCAACGGATGCCCTACGTGCCGCCACTTGGGATTGTTTTCGCTGCATGGTCAGATTCCGAGGATTGGCTGAGACGCGGCGGGCTAGATGAAGGCCAGTCCGGTCACGTCCGTCGCCTCGTCGAGCGGGTACGGTCGCGCGGCTGGTCGGCCACGACCGGCACTCCGTCCTACAGCGAACTTGAGCGGGCTCTAGCTCGTGTGTCCATTCACGCGCCTACGCCGGAGCAGGTCCGTGCCGTCGAAGAGGCCATCGATCCGCTCGGTTCGGACGAGCCAGAGGATCTGGTCGCGGGCCAGGCTTACGCCGTGAGGACCGTCGCCGTCCCAGTCTTCGACGACGCGGGTGCGGTACGGCTGGCGCTGACCGCCTACGGCCTGCCACCCACGTCCACCGTCGATGACATCACTCGTTACAGGGACGAACTCAAACGACTTGCACGCTCAATCAACCTCACCGCGGCGGACCTCGCCACGGTCGCGAACAACTGA